From Sphingobacteriales bacterium:
TGATGTTTCATAAATACTTGTAGCCACAATATTTTCGGGGTAATGTTTGTTGGTATTCATATTTCGCCCCTGGAAAAACGGGTTATGCCCATCCCAGGTAAACATTTTTTCCCAATTAAGTTCGTTCAACTCGCGCGAGTACGAGGTGGCCATATAGTCGCCCAAGGCTTCGTCAAGTGCTTTGCGTTCAAAGCCATCGTTGCAATTATTGGGGCAGGCCATAGCCGACAAGGCGTGGGTATATTCGTGTACAATTACATCTGCATCTTCGGCATCGTCCACACCACCTTCGCCAAATTTTATAGTGTGGTTATTTCCCGAAACCGAATGAGACGACTGGTCGGCGGTCAAGCCGTGTGCATCAACTAATACCTTGGTGTTAAAATTAGAAAAGCCCAAACCGGCTATATATTTAGCGCAGCTTGTAATATGATAAAAAGCATTTACATCTTCAAAACCATCCTGGCCTCGGTTATAAAAAAAATTACCATCAGCCGAGGTGGGCGGTGCAATATATGGCATAGATATATCGCCAATTTCAACCCAATTATTTTTTAATTTATAAATATTATTTTCAAAACTCAGGTCGAGGGTTTTTGTTTGTAGTTGGGCGTTTAGTTCGGGGCTGTCGGCATCGTCATTGTCCATATATTTGCCATTTGTTCCATAATTTTTAATATTGGCCGATGTAAGCGGGTCGGGATTAAACACCAAACCTGTGCCTGTTGCTTCGGCATCTTCGGTTTTAAGATGGCGGCATTTGCCCTTACAGCCATAAAAATTCCGGATATCGCGTTTTAGCAATATATTTCCAGCCACATCAAACACAAGCTCATCGTGCAATTCGTTGGTAGTAAAATGGGCAACCAAGGCCAAATTTACAGGCTCGTTGGCAGGTGCAAAAAATACCCACTCGTGCCAAACCAAGGTCGGTTTTTCATTATTATTGCCAGCTTGTTGGGCAATATAGGTTTCGATGATTGTGTTTTTTAGCTGTTCGGAGTTGGCAATCAGGTTAGCAAAACTTTTTCCGGATAGTTGTGGATTAGGAACAACTGTAAGGGTATTGTCGGCAATCATCCGGATATTTTTATGCGAAGCATCAACAGTTACCTGAAAATAGGCGTTATATATTGGCGTATCAAAATAATATTGTCTGTAATTATAAACTGTATGGGTTAAAAAACTTTGTTGGTTGTTTAATTGCAAATTACCCCCTTCTTGTTGATATACTGATGGAGCAAGTTGAGGCAAAATGTCAGCTACTTTTTTTCCGGACAAAGGTTTAGTTTGAAACGAAATTTGGGCTTTCTTAATATTTTCCGGATAATTTTGGAATTTATTGACTGTTTCCTGAGCCTTACAAATCGAGCTCAAAAAAAAGATACTGCACATTGTTATTGCGCCCAATAAAATAATTCTTTTTACCATTTGCCTGTAGCAGTTTATAGCCATTTTTTTATACCTGTTTACTTAATTTTTTTTATTTGGAGGTTTTGGCATCGAAATTTTGATGTCGCCATGTTTAAGTGCTTTTACAAATTTAGCCCAGGCAAATACATCAAATATTTTGTAGCTGGGGTATTGCCCGCGTGTGTATTGCCTTTCCATTTCGCGCTTA
This genomic window contains:
- a CDS encoding T9SS type A sorting domain-containing protein codes for the protein MVKRIILLGAITMCSIFFLSSICKAQETVNKFQNYPENIKKAQISFQTKPLSGKKVADILPQLAPSVYQQEGGNLQLNNQQSFLTHTVYNYRQYYFDTPIYNAYFQVTVDASHKNIRMIADNTLTVVPNPQLSGKSFANLIANSEQLKNTIIETYIAQQAGNNNEKPTLVWHEWVFFAPANEPVNLALVAHFTTNELHDELVFDVAGNILLKRDIRNFYGCKGKCRHLKTEDAEATGTGLVFNPDPLTSANIKNYGTNGKYMDNDDADSPELNAQLQTKTLDLSFENNIYKLKNNWVEIGDISMPYIAPPTSADGNFFYNRGQDGFEDVNAFYHITSCAKYIAGLGFSNFNTKVLVDAHGLTADQSSHSVSGNNHTIKFGEGGVDDAEDADVIVHEYTHALSAMACPNNCNDGFERKALDEALGDYMATSYSRELNELNWEKMFTWDGHNPFFQGRNMNTNKHYPENIVATSIYETSEIFSGCLMDIYEVVGKQITDRLVLSALTNFTGNINFKDAAQIILLHDDLLFGGANRTALIEHFTKRGLLEYSIDAGKDQTICLGDTIYLGSPAANYANAKIYWTVANEPHYYQTGNIMPALDVLEPYKPYAAATPDKSQTYVLNVEDKFSGLLYQDSINVTVNYCFDPTPGQNIELLNTDRFMKARGEVVIKVPKGTTRTQLEIYDAAGRRLEHVENFGDAFFTFSKGNLRAGVYLVHIKTDTHQLTQKLVLTR